One window from the genome of Nicotiana sylvestris chromosome 9, ASM39365v2, whole genome shotgun sequence encodes:
- the LOC138877397 gene encoding uncharacterized protein — MAPKLEDPGAFTIPCTIGSADFAKSLCDLGASINLMPYSFFKTLGIGPPRPTFMRLQMPDRSMKQPLGIVDDVDYEVPIILGIHFLAMGKALVEMEAGELTFWVADEKVDTTLAVLKKRKKAIG; from the exons ATGGCTCCAAAGTTGgaggatcccggtgctttcactaTCCCTTGCACTATTGGAAGTGCAGATTTTGCTAAATCTTTATGTGATTTAGGGGCAagcatcaacttgatgccctactcatttttcaagactttgggtattgggccaCCGAGGCCAACTTTCATGAGATTGCAAATGCCGGATAGATCAATGAAGCAACCATTGGGTATTgttgatgat gtagactatgaagttccaatcatattggggatACATTTCCTTGCTATGGGGAAGGCTCTAGTTGAaatggaagcaggggaactcacttTTTGGGTGGCTGATGAAAAG GTAGACACCACATTGGCTGTGCTCAAAAAGcgaaagaaggcaattggatag